A stretch of Lactuca sativa cultivar Salinas chromosome 6, Lsat_Salinas_v11, whole genome shotgun sequence DNA encodes these proteins:
- the LOC111897762 gene encoding protein SENSITIVE TO PROTON RHIZOTOXICITY 2 has product MAAHPNYCFSNTFEDVLASSLQSPTNDSIVFNLSILRDKAQQVQTIADMFFTQTQTQSMTSSNSSTSVNMENLAGLLQEIIVIASNVMFACQNIGSTPVTNQIDNTHEFDHQFDQPNDVFKWSGGGLEKSFGIVNFNTRNEDNLLEKRKELQVQRDRHSGTGYDIIEMDAADLLAKYTHYCQVCGKGFKRDANLRMHMRAHGDEYKSTAALSNPLNGGTTVKPARKYSCPQEGCRWNRKHEKFQPLKSMVCMKNHYKRSHCPKMYSCKRCQQKQFSVLSDLRTHEKHCGDVKWRCSCGTTFSRKDKLMGHVGLFIGHTPADVDTSSSNKIQ; this is encoded by the coding sequence ATGGCGGCCCACCCGAATTATTGTTTCTCAAACACGTTTGAGGATGTTCTTGCATCCTCTCTACAATCACCAACAAACGATTCCATCGTCTTCAACCTCTCGATCCTCAGAGACAAAGCCCAGCAGGTTCAAACCATCGCCGACATGTTCTTCACCCAAACACAAACTCAATCCATGACTTCTTCCAACTCATCAACCTCCGTTAACATGGAGAACCTCGCCGGTTTGCTACAAGAAATCATCGTTATCGCGTCTAACGTCATGTTCGCTTGCCAAAACATTGGTAGTACTCCTGTTACCAACCAGATTGACAACACCCATGAGTTTGATCACCAGTTTGACCAACCAAACGACGTGTTTAAGTGGTCCGGTGGAGGATTAGAGAAAAGTTTCGGTATCGTTAACTTTAACACGAGAAACGAGGACAATCTTTTAGAAAAGCGGAAAGAGTTGCAGGTTCAAAGAGATAGACACAGTGGAACTGGGTACGACATCATAGAAATGGATGCAGCCGATTTGTTAGCGAAATATACACACTATTGTCAAGTGTGTGGTAAAGGATTCAAACGAGATGCGAATTTACGCATGCACATGAGGGCGCATGGAGACGAATATAAGTCTACTGCGGCTTTATCGAACCCCCTAAATGGTGGCACAACAGTGAAACCAGCAAGAAAGTATTCGTGTCCGCAAGAAGGGTGTAGATGGAATCGTAAGCATGAGAAGTTTCAGCCACTGAAGTCGATGGTTTGCATGAAGAATCACTATAAAAGGAGCCATTGTCCGAAGATGTATTCGTGTAAGAGGTGTCAACAGAAGCAGTTCTCTGTGCTTTCGGATTTAAGGACTCATGAGAAGCACTGTGGGGATGTGAAATGGCGGTGTTCTTGTGGGACGACGTTTTCAAGAAAAGATAAGCTCATGGGTCATGTTGGTTTGTTCATAGGACATACACCTGCAGATGTTGATACAAGTTCTTCGAACAAGATTCAATGA
- the LOC111897757 gene encoding 50S ribosomal protein L9, chloroplastic, translated as MASLASNLSWNSSSWLNNRTLTRSTNEGIKISDKSSDFVILAQKKAKKTRKIILIEDVTDVGKKGQLLDVKAGFYRNFLHPSGKARIVTPILLKEMKVEEERIEAEKKRVKEEALQLARIFETVGAFKVKRKGGKGKQIFGSVTAQDLVDIIKAQLQRDIDKRIVTLPEIRETGEYIAELKLHPDVTAQVRLNVFAN; from the exons ATGGCTTCTCTGGCATCAAATTTGTCATGGAATTCATCTTCTTGGCTTAACAACCGCACCCTAACAAGGAGCACCAACGAAGGCATCAAAATTTCCGATAAAAGCTCAGATTTTGTAATTTTGGCTCAAAAGAAAGCGAAGAAAACTCGAAAG ATAATACTGATTGAGGATGTTACTGATGTGGGGAAGAAAGGGCAGCTTTTGGATGTCAAAGCTGGGTTTTACCGAAACTTTCTACATCCTTCCGGAAAAGCGCGGATTGTTACTCCCATTCTTCTCAA gGAAATGAAGGTTGAAGAAGAGAGAATTGAGGCTGAAAAGAAACGG GTAAAAGAAGAGGCCCTACAACTTGCTAGAATTTTTGAAACTGTTGGAGCTTTCAAAGTGAAACGTAAGGGAGGGAAAGGAAAGCAAATTTTTGGAAG TGTTACTGCTCAAGATCTTGTTGACATAATTAAGGCACAACTTCAAAG GGATATTGATAAAAGAATTGTCACTTTACCCGAGATCCGAGAAACAGGAGAATATATTGCAGAGTTGAAGCTTCATCCTGATGTTACTGCTCAAGTCAGGTTGAATGTATTTGCCAATTAA
- the LOC111897778 gene encoding uncharacterized protein LOC111897778, translating to MERSAVDLKIVRALCANGIPFNVLRNPQFCDMVNALRKAPEGYKAPSSEKARTVLLDECVRDVEKDLIPFKEACRVSMFMYATDFSGVEKTDKAIAQFLSQAIDFVGPSNVLSVVTDNDANCKAAGKEVEKMETSKLELLRVAKTRFASLYVLLKRLFICREALSTTIARNSWRDWVKHGNEHTRTIGQLVGNHIRDDDFWIEVENILRITKPIYRLIKFCDGEGPKMGGIYEKMDNMLGEIQDVMKEHMYASYFPQVQQIVLSRWEKMSIPLHCLGFALTPRFYDSRYLETLAPGGTLRKALNLDKEVVQGVMEAFNRISENRDEERLLREQFATFNMKKGLYSLSVAQMDAVTMEAIDWWSTYGVETPELADVAKKVLSQPISSSSAERNWSTYSYIHNVKRNRLSCKRADKLVFVHSNIRLSSRFTEEYKEGSHKKWDIDPESTNLEGSRLEDIE from the exons ATGGAGAGAAGTGCAGTTGATTTGAAAATTGTGAGGGCCTTATGTGCTAATGGGATTCCATTCAATGTATTGCGGAATCCTCAATTCTGTGACATGGTAAACGCATTAAGAAAGGCACCCGAAGGTTATAAAGCGCCATCAAGTGAGAAAGCAAGAACTGTTTTACTAGACGAATGTGTTAGAGATGTTGAGAAAGACTTGATACCGTTTAAAGAAGCATG TCGTGTTTCTATGTTTATGTATGCCACTGATTTTTCTGGAGTCGAGAAAACAGATAAAGCAATTGCTCAATTTTTAAGCCAAGCGATTGATTTTGTCGGCCCAAGTAATGTTCTTAGTGTTGTGACGGACAATGATGCCAATTGTAAAGCAGCTGGAAAGGAAGTGGAAAAGAT GGAGACTTCAAAGTTGGAGCTTTTAAGGGTTGCAAAAACCCGATTTGCTTCTCTTTATGTTTTGTTGAAGAGGTTATTCATTTGTAGAGAGGCACTATCTACAACAATTGCTCGTAATTCGTGGAGAGATTGGGTGAAACACGGCAATGAACACACTAGAACAATTGGACAACTTGTTGGTAATCATATAAGAGATGATGACTTTTGGATCGAAGTTGAAAATATTTTACGCATCACGAAGCCAATTTATCGGTTGATCAAATTTTGCGATGGTGAAGGCCCGAAAATGGGCGGAATTTATGAAAAGATGGATAATATGTTGGGGGAAATACAAGATGTGATGAAGGAACATATGTATGCATCATATTTCCCTCAAGTACAACAAATTGTATTAAGTAGGTGGGAGAAAATGAGCATCCCGTTACACTGTTTAGGATTTGCTTTAACTCCACGGTTTTACGATAGTCGCTATCTTGAAACATTAGCACCAGGTGGAACTCTTAGAAAAGCACTAAACCTTGATAAAGAAGTTGTACAAGGTGTAATGGAAGCATTTAATCGCATTTCTGAAAATAGAGACGAAGAACGATTGTTGCGAGAACAATTTGCCACATTTAACATGAAGAAGGGTCTTTATTCTCTATCGGTAGCTCAAATGGATGCGGTTACTATGGAAGCAATTGACTGGTGGTCTACTTATGGCGTGGAAACACCGGAGTTAGCTGATGTGGCAAAAAAGGTGTTGTCACAACCTATAAGTAGCTCTTCAGCTGAAAGAAATTGGAGCACTTATTCCTATATTCACAATGTGAAGAGAAACCGACTAAGTTGTAAAAGGGCTGACAAACTTGTTTTTGTACATTCAAATATTCGTTTGAGTTCAAGGTTTACCGAAGAATATAAAGAAGGGTCACACAAAAAGTGGGATATAGATCCCGAATCTACAAACTTGGAAGGATCAAGGCTAGAAGACATAGAATGA